TCCAGGTCCCCCAGCACCGCCACCACCTTCATCAGCGGGTGCACGGAAGGGTCCTTCAGCTCCACCTTCGGCGCGCTGTCCAGGAGCGCTCCCAGGTCCAGCCGGTACACGCCCTGCTCCTGCTCCGGCCGCCACAGGCCCGTGTCGGCCAGCGAGCCCACCCACAGGTACGTCACCGCGTCGCGCACCGTGGAGCGGATGCCCTCCGGGTACGTGTTGGGCTGGATGTACTCGGACAGCACCTTCACGGGCTCGGTGCCGAACTTCTGCCGCGACTCCCAGACGGCGGCGTACGTGCGCTGGATCTCCGTTGAAATCTGATCCTTCGTCCACGCCTTCAGGTCCACCGGCCCGGTGGACACCACCTGCTCACGCTGGCCAATCTCGTAGCTGTACGACTGCTGGTAGTTCGCGAGCACCGCCGCGTAGAACAGGTGGAGCGTGGCCTGCTGCCGCAGCCCCTCCGGCCAGGGCTGTTCACGCAGGAAGCGCACCGTCGTCTCATAGCCATGCAACCGCGTGCGCAGCTGCACCGTGCGGATCAGCGCGCGCGTCCACTCGTCCGCGTCACCCTGGGCCTTCGCCGCGGCGAGCCGGGCCTCGGCCCCCTGCGCGGCGGACTCGACCTTGTCGTCCTCGACGAGCGCGTCGATGGCCTTCCACGTCGGGGGCGCCTTCGCGGGGGCCGCCACGGACACGGAGGACAGCATCAAGGACAGCAGGCACAATACGACGACGGAAGCACGCGAGCGTGGTGGAGAAGACATAGGGGCGGCACTCTAGACGCCGCCCGCGTCCCTGGCGGTCCCTTCTCTCTGTTTCAGGAAGCAGCCGGCGCCGGGGCCCGGCGTCGCAGCCCCACCACGTAGACCTCCATGCTGGCGCCGCGCGTGGCCTCCGGACGGACGATCTTCACCTCTTCGAAGTGCTGCCGCACCTCGTCACGGAAGGCCTCGAAGTCGCCCCCCATGAAGACCTTGGCCACGAACGTGCCGCCGGGCCGGCCGCGCGTGGCGGCCACCTCCAGCGCCTTGCCCGCGAGCCGCAGGCTGCGCGCCTCGTCCGTGCCCTTGATGCCGGAGGTCTTGGGCGCCATGTCGGAGATGACCGCGTCGTAGGGGCCGTCGTACAGCGCGGCCAGCTTCGCGTCGAAGTCGTCCGCGAGCACGTCCAGCACCGCCGTCGTCACCCACTTCTGGGAGAAGGGACGGATGGCCGAGATGTCCACGCCGATGACGCGCCCGTGCATCCCCACCGCGTCCGCCAATATCTGGAGGAACCCGCCGGGCGCCGCGCCCAGATCCAGCACCGCCGCGCCCTTCTTCACGGACCCGGGGAAGCGCTTGAGGATCTCATCGACCTTGAACGCGGAACGCGCTCGCAGCCCCTCTTGCTTGGCTTTCTGGAAATAGTGGTCTTTAGGACGGTAGGGCTTGCCCATGTCAGAAGCCGTCCCTAGCATCCGCTACTGTCTTCGGAAAGCCGGAGCAGTCGCGGCCTGTCGGCTGGCCGCGCCCACGGATTTGCCGGAGGGTTGGTGGCATGGGCACCCGGAGCGTGACAGCGGCCTTGTGCATCTCCCTGCTCTTCGCGGGTGGGGCAGCGTTCTGCTACGCGCGCGCCGAGGCCCTGCAGGCCGAAGGGCGCTGGCTGATGGCCCGGGGCAGCGCCCAGGCCTCCGACTTCGCCCAGAAGCTGGACGGCACCTCGGTGGACGCCCAGCTGAAGACCTTCAAGGAACGCCGTGGGGTGATGGAGCAGGCCCACCGCTGGCAGCGCGGCATGCTGCTGGGCATCATGGCCGCCGTCCTGTCCGGCCTGTCCGCCTACGTCCTCTTCCTCCTCAAGCGGCTGGACGACCAGCTCCTGGACGCCACCGGCGAGCTGCGCCGGCCCCAGGAAGCCTCCTCCCTGCCCGCCCCGGCGTTCGCGACCAGCGTCCAGCGGTAGACACAGACTCTGGCAGGATGCCCCCGTCAGCTTCTGACGGGGAGGACCACCATGCCCGGCTGCGCGCACTGCGGACACGCACTCGACATCATCGCCAACCAGGTCGGCCGGCGCGACACATGTCCCGGCTGTGAGGAGGACCTGCGCTCGTGCCGCAACTGCCGGCACTTCGACGAGTCCGTGGCCAAGGCCTGCAAGGAGCCCTTCGCCGAAGCGCCCCGCGACAAGGACGAGGCCAACTTCTGCGAGCTCTTCCAGCTGGGCGAAGGCGGCCTGCACCAGAAGGCCTCACGCGACGCGATGGTCAGCGCCGCGGAGGCCCTCTTCGGCAGGAAATAGCTAGAAGCCGTACAGCTTGGAGATGATCTCCTTCATCACCTCGGAGGTGCCGCCACCGATGGTGATGAGCCGCACGTCGCGCCACATCCGCGCGATGGGCGTCTCCTCGATGTAGCCCATGCCGCCGAAGAACTGCTGGCAGTCGTAGGCCACGCGCTGGGCCAGGTCTCCGGCGAACAGCTTCGCCATGGAGATCTCCTTCACCGGGTTCTCCTTCCGGTCGTAGAGGTCCACCGCGTAGTAGTTGAGCCGCCGCGCCGCCTCCACCGCCGTCAGGTGCTCCACGAACTTGTGGCGCCACACCTGGAACTTGATGAGGGGCCGGCCGAACGCCTCGCGCTCGTTGCCGTACTGGAGGGCGTCCTCCAGCATCCGGTCCATGCCTCCCACCGTGGTGATGGCCCCCACCAGGCGCTCGCCCTGGAAGTTGGTCATGATGTGGTAGAAGCCCTGGTTCTCCTCGCCCAGCACGTAGCGCGCGGGGATGCGGCAGTCCTCGAAGTAGAGGATGGCCGTGTCCGAGGACAGGTTGCCAATCTTGTCCAGCTTCTTGGAGATGCTGAACCCCTTCACATCCGTGGGGAACGTCACCAGCGAGATGCCGCCGTAGCCCTCCTCACCGGTGCGCACCGCCAGCGTGATGAAGTCCGCGCGCGTGCCGTTGGTGATCCACATCTTGGAGCCGTTGATGACGTAGTCGTCGCCGTCCCGGCGCGCCGTCGTCTTGATGCTCGCCACGTCCGAGCCGCACCCCGGCTCGCTCACGCCCAGCGCCGCGATGCGGTCGCCCTTGAGCGCGGGCTCCAGGAACTCGCGCTTCTGCTCGTCGGTTCCAATCTCGCTGATGATGGGCGTGGCCATCTGGCTCTGCACCAGCAGCGCCATGTTCACGCCCGCG
The sequence above is drawn from the Corallococcus exiguus genome and encodes:
- a CDS encoding SAM-dependent methyltransferase, producing the protein MLGTASDMGKPYRPKDHYFQKAKQEGLRARSAFKVDEILKRFPGSVKKGAAVLDLGAAPGGFLQILADAVGMHGRVIGVDISAIRPFSQKWVTTAVLDVLADDFDAKLAALYDGPYDAVISDMAPKTSGIKGTDEARSLRLAGKALEVAATRGRPGGTFVAKVFMGGDFEAFRDEVRQHFEEVKIVRPEATRGASMEVYVVGLRRRAPAPAAS
- a CDS encoding acyl-CoA dehydrogenase family protein; protein product: MLNPFTEEHEAFRRSVRAFVEKEMAPYGLEWDRAGIFPRELFKKCGELGFLGISHDPKFGGSGLDYWYVTAFAEELSRSRNAGVNMALLVQSQMATPIISEIGTDEQKREFLEPALKGDRIAALGVSEPGCGSDVASIKTTARRDGDDYVINGSKMWITNGTRADFITLAVRTGEEGYGGISLVTFPTDVKGFSISKKLDKIGNLSSDTAILYFEDCRIPARYVLGEENQGFYHIMTNFQGERLVGAITTVGGMDRMLEDALQYGNEREAFGRPLIKFQVWRHKFVEHLTAVEAARRLNYYAVDLYDRKENPVKEISMAKLFAGDLAQRVAYDCQQFFGGMGYIEETPIARMWRDVRLITIGGGTSEVMKEIISKLYGF